Proteins from one Falco naumanni isolate bFalNau1 chromosome 2, bFalNau1.pat, whole genome shotgun sequence genomic window:
- the PHKA2 gene encoding phosphorylase b kinase regulatory subunit alpha, liver isoform isoform X3, whose protein sequence is MAYRKNADRDEDKAKAYELEQNVVKLMRGLLQCMMRQVDKVEKFKRTQSTKDCLHAKYNSATCATVVGDDQWGHLQVDATSLYLLFLAQMTASGLRIIFTLDEVTFIQNLVFYIEAAYKVADYGIWERGDKTNQGIPELNASSVGMAKAALEAIDELDLFGAHGGHKSVIHVLPDEVEHCQSILYSMLPRASTSKEIDAGLLSIISYPAFAVEDLNLVNVTKSEIISKLQGRYGCCRFLRDGYKTPREDPSRLHYDPAELKLFENIECEWPVFWTYFLIDGVFNEDKIQVQEYREALEGILIREKSGIVLMPELYAVPPEKVDEEYENPHSVDRVPVGKLPHLWGQSLYILSCLLAEGFLAAGEIDPLNRTFSTGFKPDVVVQVTVLAESNQIKNLLQDHGINVQSMADIHPLRVQPARILSNLYTMLGRNKNMKLSGRPHRHIGVLGTSKLYVIRNQIFAFTPQFTDQHHFYLALDNQMIVEMLKTELAYLTSCWRMTGRPTLTFPITHTMLVDDGTDIHPAVLATIRKLEDGYFGGARVKIGKLSEFLTTSFHTYLSFLDPDCDLKLFDDHNEGHNSPDSEYEGFPADFCEKESQDELDQYIHNVLQSTALKSYLPPTSKTANQPPVFSANHSTEEILSIMAKTKGLEVPAVSMSLPTKVLNTHRKSLNLVDNPHLFETKDRGNVLHLPKDAHGDLDCRKLVEQLKECPTLHDQADILYILHILKGADWDTELDGQYGVTVHCLLNELYRKAGLNQEWGLIRYISGILKKRVEVLAEACTDLLSHHKQLTVGLPPEPREKIITTPLPPEELTDLIYEASGQDISIAVLTQEIIMYLAMYVRSQPSLFVEMLRLRIGLIIQVMATELARSLKCSGEEASESLMNLSPFDMKNLLHHILSGKEFGVERSLRPVDSSSSSPAISIHEMGHSGATKTERSGITKLKSEMKQRGSTPSSPTSTSPTRSSGDTSWGDRKGQWLRRRRLDGAINRVPVGFYEKVWKILQKCHGLSIEGYVLPSSTTREMTPCEIKFAVHVESVLNHVPQPEYRQLLVEAILVLTFLSDLEVNSIGGIIHIDRIVHMANDLFLQELKSFGATGCILEKDVATGICHFFYDSAPSGAYGTMTYLTKAIIIYLHDFLPSTGCTMQ, encoded by the exons GGCTACGTATTATCTTCACCCTCGATGAAGTTACCTTTATTCAGAATCTTGTTTTTTACATAGAAGCTGCCTACAAAGTTGCT GATTATGGAATTTGGGAACGTGGTGATAAGACAAACCAGGGCATCCCTGAACTGAATGCGAGCTCCGTAGGGATGGCCAAA gcTGCTTTGGAAGCAATTGATGAACTAGATCTTTTTGGAGCTCATGGAGGACACAAATCAGTGATTCATGTTCTTCCTGATGAAGTAGAACATTGTCAG TCTATTCTATACTCCATGTTGCCAAGGGCATCCACATCAAAGGAGATAGATGCTGGCCTTCTGTCTATTATTTCTTACCCGGCTTTTGCAGTGGAGGATCTAAACCTTGTTAATGTAACGAAGAGTGAAATCATATCCAAATTGCAG GGCCGCTATGGCTGCTGTCGCTTTCTCAGAGATGGCTACAAGACACCCAGAGAG GATCCAAGCAGGCTGCACTATGATCCCGCTGAGCTCAAGCTCTTTGAGAATATAGAATGTGAGTGGCCAGTGTTCTGGACATACTTCCTAATTGATGGAGTATTTAATGAGGACAAAATTCAg gtaCAAGAGTATAGAGAGGCTCTGGAAGGAATACTTATTAGAGAGAAGAGTGGAATAGTGCTAATGCCTGAATTGTATGCTGTCCCTCCAGAAAAG GTAGATGAGGAGTATGAAAATCCTCACTCAGTGGATCGTGTTCCAGTGGGAAAGTTGCCTCATCTTTGGGGTCAATCATTGTATATCCTTAGTTGCCTATTAGCAGAG GGGTTTCTTGCTGCAGGTGAAATTGATCCCTTAAACAGGACATTTTCCACTGGATTTAAACCTGATGTTGTGGTACAAG taaCTGTTTTGGCAGAATCTAATCAAATAAAGAACCTCTTGCAAGACCATGGGATCAATGTTCAGAGCATGGCTGATATCCATCCACTCAGAGTGCAGCCAGCTCGCATCCTGAGTAACCTCTACACCATGCTGG GCCGGAACAAGAACATGAAATTAAGTGGACGGCCACACCGACATATTGGAGTGTTAGGCACCTCCAAGTTGTATGTGAtaagaaatcaaatatttgcttttaccCCTCAG TTTACTGACCAGCATCACTTCTATCTGGCTCTAGACAATCAGATGATTGTGGAGATGCTCAAGACAGAGCTGGCTTACCTCACTTCTTGTTGGAGGATGACAGGAAGACCAACCCTGACGTTTCCCATCACCCACACAATGCTTG TTGATGATGGTACTGACATTCATCCAGCAGTTCTTGCCACCATAAGAAAATTAGAGGATGGTTATTTTGGAGGTGCAAG GGTGAAGATAGGTAAGCTGTCAGAATTTCTTACCACCTCTTTTCACACGTATCTGAGCTTCCTGGATCCAGACTGTGATCTAAAACTGTTTGATGACCATAATGAAGGCCATAATAGTCCTGACAGTGAATATGAAGGTTTTCCAGcagatttctgtgaaaaag AAAGCCAGGATGAGCTGGATCAGTATATACATAATGTCCTGCAGAGTACAGCACTGAAGTCATACCTGCCTCCAACTTCAAAGACTGCAAATCAACCACCTGTGTTCAGCGCAAACCATTCTACAGAAGAGATACTGTCAATAATGGCCAAGACAAAGGGTTTAGAGGTTCCAG ctgtgTCTATGTCTCTTCCCACTAAAGTTCTGAACACGCACCGGAAGTCTCTGAATCTCGTTGATAATCCTCATTTGTTTGAGACAAAG GACCGTGGAAATGTTTTGCACTTACCTAAAGATGCTCATGGTGATTTGGATTGTAGGAAGCTTGTTGAGCAGCTGAAGGAATGTCCAACGCTCCACGATCAAGCAGATATCTTGTATATCTTGCATATACTGAA AGGCGCTGACTGGGACACAGAGCTGGATGGACAGTACGGCGTTACTGTTCATTGCCTGCTCAATGAGCTTTACAGAAAAGCAGGCCTCAATCAAGAGTGGGGTTTAATCCGTTACATTTCTGGTATACTCAAGAAAAGAGTAGAAGTCCTGGCTGAG GCATGCACAGACCTTCTCTCGCACCACAAGCAACTTACAGTGGGCCTGCCACCAGAACCCCGTGAGAAAATCATCACCAC CCCGCTGCCACCTGAGGAGCTCACAGATCTTATTTATGAAGCCAGCGGCCAAGACATCAGTATTGCAGTCCTGACACAG GAAATAATTATGTACTTGGCGATGTATGTCCGGTCACAGCCTAGTCTTTTTGTGGAGATGCTCAGGCTCCGCATTGGTCTGATAATTCAGGTGATGGCCACTGAGCTGGCTCGAAGTCTGAAATGCTCAG gtGAAGAAGCTTCAGAGAGTTTGATGAATCTAAGCCCCTTTGATATGAAAAATCTCCTGCACCATATTCTCAGTGGAAAAGAGTTTGGAGTGGAAAGAAGCT TGCGACCTGTAGATTCCTCTTCATCTAGCCCTGCAATTTCTATTCATGAAATGGGGCATTCTGGAGcaaccaaaacagaaagaagtggTATTACTAAATTGAAGAGTGAGATGAAGCAG aggGGCAGTACTCCATCATCTCCCACTAGTACTTCTCCTACTCGGTCCAGTGGAGACACGAGCTGGGGTGACCGAAAAGGGCAGTGGCTGCGCAGAAGGAGGCTTGATGGTGCTATTAACAGAGTTCCTGTTGGCTTTTATGAGAAAGTGTGGAAAATCCTTCAGAAG TGCCATGGTCTGTCCATTGAAGGGTACGTCCTTCCTTCTTCAACCACCAGAGAG ATGACCCCGTGTGAAATCAAGTTTGCTGTGCACGTGGAGTCGGTGCTGAACCACGTACCCCAGCCTGAGTACAGGCAGCTCTTGGTGGAAGCTATTCTTGTTCTCACGTTCCTCTCTGACCTCGAGGTGAACAGCATCGGGGGCATCATCCACATAGATCGAATTGTGCATATGGCCAACGACTTGTTTCTGCAAGAGCTG AAATCATTTGGAGCTACTGGCTGTATCTTGGAGAAAGACGTAGCCACAGGAATTTGCCACTTCTTTTATGACAGTGCACCAAGTGGGGCCTATGGTACCATGACATACCTAACAAAAGccataattatttatttacatgattTCCTGCCTAGCACAGGCTGTACGATGCAGTAA
- the PHKA2 gene encoding phosphorylase b kinase regulatory subunit alpha, liver isoform isoform X4 — protein sequence MTASGLRIIFTLDEVTFIQNLVFYIEAAYKVADYGIWERGDKTNQGIPELNASSVGMAKAALEAIDELDLFGAHGGHKSVIHVLPDEVEHCQSILYSMLPRASTSKEIDAGLLSIISYPAFAVEDLNLVNVTKSEIISKLQGRYGCCRFLRDGYKTPREDPSRLHYDPAELKLFENIECEWPVFWTYFLIDGVFNEDKIQVQEYREALEGILIREKSGIVLMPELYAVPPEKVDEEYENPHSVDRVPVGKLPHLWGQSLYILSCLLAEGFLAAGEIDPLNRTFSTGFKPDVVVQVTVLAESNQIKNLLQDHGINVQSMADIHPLRVQPARILSNLYTMLGRNKNMKLSGRPHRHIGVLGTSKLYVIRNQIFAFTPQFTDQHHFYLALDNQMIVEMLKTELAYLTSCWRMTGRPTLTFPITHTMLVDDGTDIHPAVLATIRKLEDGYFGGARVKIGKLSEFLTTSFHTYLSFLDPDCDLKLFDDHNEGHNSPDSEYEGFPADFCEKESQDELDQYIHNVLQSTALKSYLPPTSKTANQPPVFSANHSTEEILSIMAKTKGLEVPAVSMSLPTKVLNTHRKSLNLVDNPHLFETKDRGNVLHLPKDAHGDLDCRKLVEQLKECPTLHDQADILYILHILKGADWDTELDGQYGVTVHCLLNELYRKAGLNQEWGLIRYISGILKKRVEVLAEACTDLLSHHKQLTVGLPPEPREKIITTPLPPEELTDLIYEASGQDISIAVLTQEIIMYLAMYVRSQPSLFVEMLRLRIGLIIQVMATELARSLKCSGEEASESLMNLSPFDMKNLLHHILSGKEFGVERSLRPVDSSSSSPAISIHEMGHSGATKTERSGITKLKSEMKQRGSTPSSPTSTSPTRSSGDTSWGDRKGQWLRRRRLDGAINRVPVGFYEKVWKILQKCHGLSIEGYVLPSSTTREMTPCEIKFAVHVESVLNHVPQPEYRQLLVEAILVLTFLSDLEVNSIGGIIHIDRIVHMANDLFLQELKSFGATGCILEKDVATGICHFFYDSAPSGAYGTMTYLTKAIIIYLHDFLPSTGCTMQ from the exons GGCTACGTATTATCTTCACCCTCGATGAAGTTACCTTTATTCAGAATCTTGTTTTTTACATAGAAGCTGCCTACAAAGTTGCT GATTATGGAATTTGGGAACGTGGTGATAAGACAAACCAGGGCATCCCTGAACTGAATGCGAGCTCCGTAGGGATGGCCAAA gcTGCTTTGGAAGCAATTGATGAACTAGATCTTTTTGGAGCTCATGGAGGACACAAATCAGTGATTCATGTTCTTCCTGATGAAGTAGAACATTGTCAG TCTATTCTATACTCCATGTTGCCAAGGGCATCCACATCAAAGGAGATAGATGCTGGCCTTCTGTCTATTATTTCTTACCCGGCTTTTGCAGTGGAGGATCTAAACCTTGTTAATGTAACGAAGAGTGAAATCATATCCAAATTGCAG GGCCGCTATGGCTGCTGTCGCTTTCTCAGAGATGGCTACAAGACACCCAGAGAG GATCCAAGCAGGCTGCACTATGATCCCGCTGAGCTCAAGCTCTTTGAGAATATAGAATGTGAGTGGCCAGTGTTCTGGACATACTTCCTAATTGATGGAGTATTTAATGAGGACAAAATTCAg gtaCAAGAGTATAGAGAGGCTCTGGAAGGAATACTTATTAGAGAGAAGAGTGGAATAGTGCTAATGCCTGAATTGTATGCTGTCCCTCCAGAAAAG GTAGATGAGGAGTATGAAAATCCTCACTCAGTGGATCGTGTTCCAGTGGGAAAGTTGCCTCATCTTTGGGGTCAATCATTGTATATCCTTAGTTGCCTATTAGCAGAG GGGTTTCTTGCTGCAGGTGAAATTGATCCCTTAAACAGGACATTTTCCACTGGATTTAAACCTGATGTTGTGGTACAAG taaCTGTTTTGGCAGAATCTAATCAAATAAAGAACCTCTTGCAAGACCATGGGATCAATGTTCAGAGCATGGCTGATATCCATCCACTCAGAGTGCAGCCAGCTCGCATCCTGAGTAACCTCTACACCATGCTGG GCCGGAACAAGAACATGAAATTAAGTGGACGGCCACACCGACATATTGGAGTGTTAGGCACCTCCAAGTTGTATGTGAtaagaaatcaaatatttgcttttaccCCTCAG TTTACTGACCAGCATCACTTCTATCTGGCTCTAGACAATCAGATGATTGTGGAGATGCTCAAGACAGAGCTGGCTTACCTCACTTCTTGTTGGAGGATGACAGGAAGACCAACCCTGACGTTTCCCATCACCCACACAATGCTTG TTGATGATGGTACTGACATTCATCCAGCAGTTCTTGCCACCATAAGAAAATTAGAGGATGGTTATTTTGGAGGTGCAAG GGTGAAGATAGGTAAGCTGTCAGAATTTCTTACCACCTCTTTTCACACGTATCTGAGCTTCCTGGATCCAGACTGTGATCTAAAACTGTTTGATGACCATAATGAAGGCCATAATAGTCCTGACAGTGAATATGAAGGTTTTCCAGcagatttctgtgaaaaag AAAGCCAGGATGAGCTGGATCAGTATATACATAATGTCCTGCAGAGTACAGCACTGAAGTCATACCTGCCTCCAACTTCAAAGACTGCAAATCAACCACCTGTGTTCAGCGCAAACCATTCTACAGAAGAGATACTGTCAATAATGGCCAAGACAAAGGGTTTAGAGGTTCCAG ctgtgTCTATGTCTCTTCCCACTAAAGTTCTGAACACGCACCGGAAGTCTCTGAATCTCGTTGATAATCCTCATTTGTTTGAGACAAAG GACCGTGGAAATGTTTTGCACTTACCTAAAGATGCTCATGGTGATTTGGATTGTAGGAAGCTTGTTGAGCAGCTGAAGGAATGTCCAACGCTCCACGATCAAGCAGATATCTTGTATATCTTGCATATACTGAA AGGCGCTGACTGGGACACAGAGCTGGATGGACAGTACGGCGTTACTGTTCATTGCCTGCTCAATGAGCTTTACAGAAAAGCAGGCCTCAATCAAGAGTGGGGTTTAATCCGTTACATTTCTGGTATACTCAAGAAAAGAGTAGAAGTCCTGGCTGAG GCATGCACAGACCTTCTCTCGCACCACAAGCAACTTACAGTGGGCCTGCCACCAGAACCCCGTGAGAAAATCATCACCAC CCCGCTGCCACCTGAGGAGCTCACAGATCTTATTTATGAAGCCAGCGGCCAAGACATCAGTATTGCAGTCCTGACACAG GAAATAATTATGTACTTGGCGATGTATGTCCGGTCACAGCCTAGTCTTTTTGTGGAGATGCTCAGGCTCCGCATTGGTCTGATAATTCAGGTGATGGCCACTGAGCTGGCTCGAAGTCTGAAATGCTCAG gtGAAGAAGCTTCAGAGAGTTTGATGAATCTAAGCCCCTTTGATATGAAAAATCTCCTGCACCATATTCTCAGTGGAAAAGAGTTTGGAGTGGAAAGAAGCT TGCGACCTGTAGATTCCTCTTCATCTAGCCCTGCAATTTCTATTCATGAAATGGGGCATTCTGGAGcaaccaaaacagaaagaagtggTATTACTAAATTGAAGAGTGAGATGAAGCAG aggGGCAGTACTCCATCATCTCCCACTAGTACTTCTCCTACTCGGTCCAGTGGAGACACGAGCTGGGGTGACCGAAAAGGGCAGTGGCTGCGCAGAAGGAGGCTTGATGGTGCTATTAACAGAGTTCCTGTTGGCTTTTATGAGAAAGTGTGGAAAATCCTTCAGAAG TGCCATGGTCTGTCCATTGAAGGGTACGTCCTTCCTTCTTCAACCACCAGAGAG ATGACCCCGTGTGAAATCAAGTTTGCTGTGCACGTGGAGTCGGTGCTGAACCACGTACCCCAGCCTGAGTACAGGCAGCTCTTGGTGGAAGCTATTCTTGTTCTCACGTTCCTCTCTGACCTCGAGGTGAACAGCATCGGGGGCATCATCCACATAGATCGAATTGTGCATATGGCCAACGACTTGTTTCTGCAAGAGCTG AAATCATTTGGAGCTACTGGCTGTATCTTGGAGAAAGACGTAGCCACAGGAATTTGCCACTTCTTTTATGACAGTGCACCAAGTGGGGCCTATGGTACCATGACATACCTAACAAAAGccataattatttatttacatgattTCCTGCCTAGCACAGGCTGTACGATGCAGTAA